One Clostridia bacterium DNA window includes the following coding sequences:
- a CDS encoding L,D-transpeptidase family protein, with product MRARRWTAIVAVFVSLLPGCGRGPAAAAGSPACGEGQPAPVVAAIPAFAERWREVFGRMLAAAEEPSPKDRLLVIDLNERTITLYVKGQKVKKYPVAIGTEEDPSPVGEFRVVHKDRDWGDGFGPRWMGLDVPWGIYGIHGTNKPWSIGTRASHGCFRMFNENVIELFPLVPLGTPVNIIGPEPEVIPRDLFEPGESGQDVVVLQFRLRQAGYDVGRADGRYGTKMVEAVRQVEAFYGLPVDGEAGRDLQWLVGLRHEGERER from the coding sequence GTGCGGGCGCGCCGCTGGACGGCGATCGTTGCCGTGTTCGTGTCGCTCCTGCCGGGGTGTGGCCGCGGACCGGCGGCGGCGGCCGGTTCGCCCGCGTGCGGTGAAGGCCAGCCGGCGCCTGTGGTGGCCGCGATCCCGGCGTTCGCGGAACGGTGGCGCGAGGTGTTCGGGCGGATGCTCGCCGCCGCCGAGGAGCCGTCGCCGAAGGATCGTCTTCTGGTGATCGACCTGAACGAGCGGACGATCACCCTGTACGTCAAGGGCCAGAAGGTGAAGAAATATCCGGTCGCCATCGGCACGGAGGAGGATCCGTCGCCCGTGGGCGAGTTCCGCGTGGTGCACAAGGACCGCGACTGGGGCGACGGCTTCGGGCCGCGCTGGATGGGCCTCGACGTACCGTGGGGCATCTACGGAATTCATGGGACGAACAAGCCGTGGTCGATCGGCACGAGGGCGAGCCACGGTTGCTTCCGCATGTTCAACGAGAACGTCATCGAGCTGTTCCCGCTCGTCCCGCTCGGCACGCCGGTCAACATCATCGGCCCGGAACCCGAGGTCATCCCGCGCGACCTCTTCGAGCCCGGCGAAAGCGGCCAGGACGTCGTCGTCCTGCAGTTCCGCCTGCGGCAGGCCGGCTACGATGTCGGCCGCGCGGACGGCCGGTACGGGACGAAGATGGTCGAAGCGGTCCGGCAGGTCGAGGCGTTCTACGGATTGCCCGTCGACGGCGAAGCCGGCCGAGACCTGCAATGGCTGGTGGGATTGCGCCACGAGGGTGAGCGAGAGCGATGA
- a CDS encoding DUF47 family protein, whose product MFISTKRSRFYDLLARQAEAVHRGAEALRSVVEHFSATTERKQWSEKVRQVEQEGDGIEREIIDELNRSFITPLDREDIYAIASGMEFILDVIEGVADRIELYSIERLIPEIEAQAAGLCRETGALVQMIADLRNLNKTELMRAIQDLKAAESEMDRHYRSGMASLFHNDKLSALEVFKLKEISEAMEEASDHCEDVADTIERIVIKHA is encoded by the coding sequence GTGTTCATCTCGACGAAGCGCAGCCGGTTCTACGACCTGCTCGCGCGCCAGGCCGAGGCGGTCCACCGGGGCGCCGAGGCCCTTCGCAGCGTCGTCGAGCACTTCTCCGCCACCACGGAGCGCAAGCAGTGGTCGGAGAAGGTGCGCCAGGTGGAGCAGGAGGGCGACGGCATCGAGCGCGAGATCATCGACGAGCTCAACCGCTCGTTCATCACGCCGCTCGACCGCGAGGACATCTACGCGATCGCGTCGGGAATGGAATTCATCCTGGACGTCATCGAAGGCGTCGCCGACCGCATCGAGCTGTATTCCATCGAACGGCTGATCCCCGAGATCGAGGCTCAGGCCGCGGGGCTCTGCCGGGAGACGGGTGCGCTGGTCCAGATGATCGCCGACCTGCGCAACCTGAACAAGACGGAGCTCATGCGCGCGATCCAGGACCTGAAGGCGGCAGAGAGCGAGATGGACCGCCACTACCGGTCGGGCATGGCCTCCCTCTTCCACAACGACAAGCTCTCCGCGCTCGAGGTCTTCAAGCTGAAAGAGATCAGCGAGGCCATGGAAGAGGCCTCCGACCATTGCGAGGACGTGGCCGACACCATCGAAAGGATTGTCATCAAGCATGCCTGA